TTCAAGTTCAAGCTGTATGTTTACAAGCTATTTATGAGTTTGTGATTGTATTAATATAATGAGAACATGAgtgaaacaatatatatataaaacaatatacaatatttCTTAATAAACAGGAGCAAGATAATCTTTGTGATGCTGAGGAGAGATGTGAGGGTCTGATCAAGAATAAGATCCAGCTTGAGGCCAAAACCAAAGAGCTGACTGAAAGACTGGAGGATGAAGAGGAAATGAATGCTGAGCTGACTGCGAAGAAACGAAAGCTGGAGGATGAATGTTCTGAGCTCAAGAAGGACATTGATGATCTTGAGCTCACTCTGGCCAAAGTGGAGAAAGAGAAACATGCCACTGAGAACAAGGTCAGTTTTCAACACTGAACATGTTTAGTGATGCTAGAATGTTGTGTTAAGTGTCCGTTCATATAATGACACATTTCTACAGGTTAAAAACCTGACAGAAGAGATGGCAGCTTTGGATGAGATCATCGCTAAGCTGACCAAGGAGAAGAAAGCTCTTCAGGAGGCCCATCAGCAAACGCTGGATGACCTCCAGAGTGAGGAAGACAAAGTCAACACACTCACCAAAGCCAAAGCCAAGCTGGAGCAACAAGTGGATGATGTGAGTGGTTTGTTGACACTTCTGCCGTAAATGAAAACAGGTGACATTTACAATGCTGAACAAAATATTATCCTTCCAGCTTGAGGGTTCCCTGGAACAGGAAAAGAAGCTTCGTATGGATCTGGAGAGGGTAAAGAGGAAGCTCGAGGGAGACTTAAAGTTGACCCAAGAGAGCGTGATGGACCTGGAAAATGACAAACAGCAACTGGAAGAGAGGATTAAAAAGTGTGTTTTCCAGAGGGGGAAATTATTATTCAAGAATACAGCTCACAATCTGAATCCTTATTAATAGTGGTAATCAAATATGTTCTGCAACACAGGAAGGATTTTGAGATCAGTCAGCTCAGTAGCAGGATTGAAGATGAGCAGGCAATGGCAGGCCAACTCCAGAAGAAACTGAAGGAACTGCAGGtaaaatttatgaattttaaaaataggGACTTTTGGACAGTCAGGAATTCTAGCTTTAACTTTGGTTTTCTTCACATTTCCAGGCTCGCATTGAAGAGCTTGAGGAGGAGCTGGAGGCTGAGAGAGCTGCTCGTGCTAAAGTTGAGAAACAGAGAGCTGATCTGTCCAGAGAACTGGAGGAGATCAGTGAGAGGTTGGAGGAGGCTGGTGGAGCCACCGCTGCCCAGATTGAGATGAACAAGAAACGTGAAGCTGAGTTCCAGAAGCTGCGCAGAGACCTTGAAGAGGCCACTCTGCAACATGAGTCCACTGCAGCTACACTGAGGAAGAAACATGCAGACAGTGTGGCTGATCTGGGAGAGCAGATTGACAACCTCCAGAGAGTGAAGCAGAAGCTGGAGAAAGAGAAGAGTGAACTCAGACTGGAACTGGACGATGTGGTCTCCAACATGGAGCAGCTTGCCAAGGCAAAGGTGATGATTTTTTGTTCCCATGTTGCTTTTCCTCACTTCAGGTGTTCTTAAGAATTATGCTAcaactttttattcattcacTGTGTgcctttaacttttttttttttttttacatttaatatcTATCCAGGCAAACTTGGAGAAAATGTGCAGGACCCTTGAGGACCAGATGTCAGAATACAGAACAAAATACGAAGAAGGACAGCGCAGCATAAATGATTTTACAATGCAAAAAGCTAAGCTACAAACTGAGAATGGTATGTACTTTGATTAGGAAATACTTTATCCTGTGGTTATCCTCCATGGTTAGACAATTACTCAAGATTGTACACTACTTTCTGTAATGTAATGGTTAAACTTCTATCTAGGGGAGCTTTCTAGACAGCTGGAAGAAAAGGATTCATTGGTCTCTCAGCTAACAAGAGGCAAGCAGTCCTACACCCAGCAGATTGAGGACCTCAAGAGACAACTAGAGGAGGAAATCAAGGTATAAGTTTAGTTTTTAAAGGATTTATTACCCAACTGTCCATTGCATTCCAGTGTATATTGTTAACAGGAAATTCCCAATCCTCATAGGCTAAGAATGCCCTGGCCCATGCAGTTCAGTCCTCTCGCCATGATGCTGATCTGCTGAGGGAGCAATATGAGGAGGAGCAAGAAGCCAAGGCTGAGCTGCAGCGTAGTCTGTCCAAGGCAAACTCTGAGGTGGCTCAGTGGAGAACCAAGTATGAAACTGATGCCATCCAGAGAACTGAAGAGCTGGAGGATGCCAAGTATGAAACAGGAAAAACCCACAAAGTTATAAAAATATGTATacgtattaaaaaaaaaaaaaaaaaaaaaaaaaaaaaaactctctcaAAAAGTAATGCTTCTTTGTAATATTCTTAGGAAGAAGCTGGCTCAGCGTCTGCAAGATGCAGAAGAAGCTGTGGAAGCTGTCAATGCTAAATGTTCCTCTCTGGAGAAGACCAAGCACAGGCTGCAGAATGAGATTGAAGATCTCATGGTGGATGTGGAGAGATctaatgctgctgctgctgctctggACAAGAAACAAAGAAACTTTGATAAGGTGAATGCTTAAAACCCTTACAAATAAATGATATTTGTGTTCATTTAGCTCCAATGGTAGCTAATCAAAGCCTGATTCTATCAACAGGTCCTAGCTGAATGGAAGCAGAAATATGAAGAATCCCAGAGCGAGCTGGAAAGCTCCCAGAAGGAAGCCAGATCTCTGAGCACTGAACTATTCAAGCTGAAGAACTCTTATGAGGAGTCTCTGGATCATTTGGAAACTATGAAGAGAGAAAACAAGAACCTCCAAGGTACCCTTGATTTATTAGTCTTCTGAGCATTCACATAACTATAAATgaacaaagaaaagaaatgtcTGCACACTGAAATTACAGctccaaaaatgtatttataaacaTTTCGACTAGTCAGGTCTTCATCAGGCACAACACCTTTAGTtcatttattgttatatttttgtcCCACACCTGAGGCCAATTTGAGTTTTGGATGTGAACaccttttttgtatttttattcacATCAATATCACAAAAATCTTAACTTGTATTAACCATTATTACTTTACCTAATAAACAGAGGAGATTGCTGATCTCACTGAACAAATTGGCGAGAGCGGAAAGAACATTCATGAGCTAGAGAAAATTCGTAAGCAGTTGGAGCAGGAAAAAGCTGAAATTCAAACTGCTCTGGAGGAGGCTGAGGTATATCTATCTAATTGTTGATATTTTTAGTGTTATGTGTATTTATTCAAAagatcaaaataagtgtatgcTAATACAagtgaacatgtttttaaataactcTATTATTTGATCTGTTAGGGCTCCCTTGAGCATGAAGAAGGAAAGATTCTCAGAGCTCAGCTGGAGTTCAATCAGGTCAAAGCTGAAATTGAACGTAAGCTGGCTGAGAAAGATGAAGAGATGGAGCAGGCCAAGAGGAACCAGCAGAGAATGGTGGATACCCTGCAGAGCTCACTGGAATCAGAGACTCGCAGCAGAAATGAAGCTCTCAGACTGAAGAAGAAGATGGAGGGAGACCTCAATGAGATGGAGATTCAGCTCAGCCAGGCTAACAGACAGGCAGCAGAAGCCCAGAAGCAACTCAAGGGACTTCATGGACATCTCAAAGTATGACGAATCTTCAAATCAAGATGTCATATTGCTTAGGTAAGCATAATTCTGCAGACTttaaatttgtcaaatttttattttacaggatGCCCAACTGCAGCTGGATGATGCTCTTCGTGGTAATGATGATCTCAAAGAGAACATTGCCATTGTGGAGAGACGCAACAATCTGCTGCAGGCTGAACTGGATGAGTTGAGATCCCTGGTGGAACAGACTGAGAGAGGAAGGAAACTGGCTGAGCAGGAACTGCTGGATGTCAGTGAGAGAGTTCAGCTCCTGCATTCTCAGGTATGAAACATTTGCACTAGAAAAACACAAGTAAAACCTTTAAACCCACTCTTAATAAACAATAGAAACTAGAAATTACATGCATGTCAGTATTCTCTATGTTCAGAATACCAGCCTACTGAATCAGAAGAAGAAGCTGGAGGGAGATAATACTCAGCTTCAGACTGAGGTTGAGGAGGCAGTGCAGGAGTGCAGGAATGCTGAGGAAAAAGCCAAGAAGGCCATCACTGATGCTGCCATGATGGCTGAGGAGCTGAAGAAGGAGCAGGACACCAGTGCTCATCTGGAGCGCATGAAGAAGAACATGGAGCAGACCATCAAGGACCTGCAGCACCGTCTGGATGAAGCTGAGCAGATCGCCATGAAGGGTGGCAAGAAGCAGGTCCAGAAACTGGAAGCCAGAGTAAGTTTCTGAAATTCAGTTCTTAATAATGCATTTTCTATGTTAGTATGTTTGTTGCTATTCATAAATATTTGTATTCAGAGCTtaagaatttttgtttttgaaattgtTTTGGATTTTTCTAGGTGAGAGAACTGGAAAACGAGGTGGAGCTTGAGCAGAGAAAGGCGAGCGAGTCTGTGAAAGGAGTTCGTAAATATGAGAGACGCATCAAGGAGCTCACCTATCAGGTCACTTTCTTTGACGCAAAAAATGTCTTTTGATTCATGCAAAAGATTTTATAGAACAATATAAATTGTGATTAAGTCGATTTATGCTCTATGACTATATGGCTGcttttaaatgaacatttaccTATTTAAAGTAAAAGTTCTTTGTTGGCAAATTGCATTTCCTTAATAGCCTAAACACAGGCTTTACTCCCTTCAAACATAAATTGTCACTGTTTTTGTCTCTGCAACTTcacggacacacacacaaaattaaatacattgaTCCCAAGCAAAGGCTGCATATAGGCCTGGTAAACTACTACAGTAAAACACTCCAACGCGgtacttttcttttcttccttttttgtttttagttctATATTTTTAGAAAGCTATTAAGTTACTAAGCAACAATGTAGGATTtcctttgttttttatataataaccACTAGGAGGTGCTCTAGGcatttgtttttcttgattGGTTATCTCTGAAGAGAAAAACGTTGTTGTTGAAAATGAAAGTTAAAGAGCGATGCACGTTCATTgcattttactgtgaaattaAAGTactgtgtctttattaaaatcaacacattaatgatttaTCTCTCATTGCCCCATGACCCAATCCACAATTAATTGgactgttatttttttattacttggccaGCCCGACCTGTGGATTATGGACAGTCTCCATGGATTTATAAATGCAATCCGCGCATCACTACTGTCAATATAGTGTTATGTCAAAATactaatttatttacttttaagtGAAACCATGTAATCCTCACAGTattcccatttttttttaaaatgtaactgtaatctgATTACCTTGTTTTTTGACATAACCATAACAAATTATAGTAACCAGATTTTTGTATCCTGATTACGTAACGCCGTTACATGTATTCCGTTACTCCCCAACCCTGAATATATATGCAGACTGAGGAGGACCGTAAGAATCTGGCACGTCTTCAGGATCTGGTGGACAAACTCCAGCTGAAGGTCAAATCCTACAAGAGAGCTGCTGAGGAGGCGGTATGTTTAAGATCATTTCAGTAAAAATGTATGCATCTAATCATGCTTTATTAACCCTTAAGCTCTGTTGAAATCCCTGTAACACCTTCCCAGTGTTcccagtcaaaaatgaccggcctttTAAAAatggcttataaatcactcgtTATGCCATATTATCAacaaatattggattcaatctttttgtcaacttgttttctttcaatttggataggttttgtatttattttcaatgGAAGCTCAGATCAATGAGGCCTACAATCAGgcagtttcaaaaataaatagaaaaccTGTCCTaactgaaagaaaacaagttgaaaaaaagattgaattcaatatttggtgataatatagtataatgaaagatttatacattatttttgtaggccggacatttttgaccgggaacaccacaagtgtgcaTTTTGTACAAgataaaagcatttcaaaacaaaCTTCCTTGTTAAACATTAAAGCACAGTAGTGTGATAAACAGtgcattttttcatattttattgaaTATTGATAAAATTATCTACAAATACTGCTTTTTTCAATGAAAAAACCTGAGGTGCAAAAGCTCAGATCAATGAGGCCTACGGTCAATCAGTTtcaaaaagaaatacaaaacctgtctgaattgaaagaaaacaagttgacaaagattgaatccaatttTTGTAGGCCATTTTTTGACCAGGAACACCACAAGCGTAACAATGTAAAATTGCAATGTCAGGACAATTAACTAAATTTGCTTTAACAACCTTTATTTGAATTTGGTTGAACAAAATTTGAGTTAATCTGGAGATTTAAAATATGGCTAGTTCCTTTAATTAATGCATAATTAAATTGCCTGCCATGATTTTCTGTTCTTGTGATGAATAAACTTGGATTgtgataaaattaaaataaaaatgtgacttGATGTCTTGGTATGGGATTACTTGAGAAAATATCTTCATATCGTCATGTTTTACAGGAGGAACAGGCTAATTCCAATCTGGGCAAGTTCCGTAAGCTGCAGCATGAGCTGGATGAGGCAGAGGAGAGGGCTGATATTGCTGAATCTCAGGTCAACAAACTGAGAGCCAAGAGCCGTGATACAGGATCCAAGGTAAGTATTTGTTGTTtgcaaaaaaatgttaaatgactTGTCAGATGTGGTGCATACTGTCATTAACATGACTCTAAAGCAACTCTAAAATTTAAAGGAACTACTTGACTGTGGAAACCTACCCACAAAATATTTCAACAACTTTTAAGTGGAAAATAATATGCTATTGCTACGAAAAGCCTTGATAAGCAGAACTAATGGCAACTAAATTTTCTTGTTGTGCAATGAaattttagaaaataattttaaacaatCATATTCATGGTCAAAATGTATTATACTTTCTAATAAGATAAATCTTACAtctttgtcttttcttctcctttGAACAGAAAGGACATGATGAGGAATGAAGCTCTTCCATCTCTCAAAATCGGATGTGTTGCTTTGAATCCATTAGTCTCTAGATCAATAGAATAAAGAAAATGTGCAAATGAAACCTCAGCCACATTGTGTTATTTTAAAACCAAATTGTCATTGTCACTACTGGTAAGAACTATGTGTGCTTTACAGAATCAAATTAAAGAGTAAAAATACTCACTAAAACCATTCATCAGGCATCAACTGAACACtacaaaattgtcattttgtcaAGATTAGGTGTGTTGGTTAATGTAGTTATAAACATTATTAGATAAGTAAAAATGTATGCAATGAAATCCAAAATTGTGCAGGCCATCCTCCCAAAACCTGGAAGTACCACTAATTTATAGCAGAGATTATTAAAACAGGTCAGAACaggcatgtaaaaaaaaaaagataaaaaagatAACATACTGTTGACTTACCTTTTCTAATGGTCCCAAATAGAAATAAAACTGAATTCTAGTAGCAAACACATTTGAGACAAGTGAACTGTCCATTACAGAACTATTCAATGGGTAGGAGAGATATGGCAAGTGCCTGTTGTTGCTCAAGATGATGCAGTGGCTCCAACATATGTGTTAAATAAAGGAGGAGTCGGGGAAGGAGGGGGTTAAGTAACACCTTATGAAGAATGTTACTTGTACCCTATGTCACTTGTGCTATATTAGGAACATAAAGCTTAGCACATACAGTACTATATGTGAGAGGAGCCTCTGACGCACATGAAAAGCTAAAAAAAGTTATGTACTTGACAATGACCATTTTTCGTAGACATACAGGCAATGTGATAAAGTGGAGCTTATTTGTGTTTTATCATTGTTCAATGAGAGGTAGCAATAGcttttgaaagttcaaggtggttaaacaatatctcaaccATGTCATGGAGGAGGCATTAGGTCATTTAATAGGTCATGTAACTTTAGTAAGAGTTCATGCAAATGATAGATGACTACAGATGAG
The nucleotide sequence above comes from Chanodichthys erythropterus isolate Z2021 chromosome 23, ASM2448905v1, whole genome shotgun sequence. Encoded proteins:
- the LOC137013443 gene encoding myosin-7-like — encoded protein: MGDSQMAEFGAAAPYLRKSDKERLEAQTRPFDMKKECFVPDAEEEYLKASIIGRDGDKVTCETSKGTTVTAKEADVHPQNPPKFDKIEDMAMFTFLHEPAVLFNLKERYAAWMIYTYSGLFCVTVNPYKWLPVYNQEVVNAYRGKKRSEAPPHIFSISDNAYQYMLSDRENQSILITGESGAGKTVNTKRVIQYFASIAASPTKKDPSSEKKGTLEDQIIQCNPALEAFGNAKTIRNDNSSRFGKFIRIHFAASGKLASADIETYLLEKSRVTFQLKAERDYHIFYQILSQKKPELLEMLLITANPYDYAFISQGETQVASIDDAEELMATDEAFDVLGFTQEEKNSIYKLVGSVMHYGNMKFKQKQREEQAEADGTEDADKSAYLMGLNSADLIKALCHPRVKVGNEWVTKGQNVQQVYYAIGALSKSVYEKMFLWMVVRINQSLDTKQPRQYFIGVLDIAGFEIFDFNTFEQLCINFTNEKLQQFFNHHMFVLEQEEYKKEGIEWEFIDFGMDLQACIDLIEKPMGIMSILEEECMFPKASDTTFKSKLYDNHLGKSGNFQKPRIVKGKPEAHFSLVHYAGTVDYNICNWLVKNKDPLNETVVGLYQKSTMKLLSLLFANYASADSGKIMFLSTAAEGGGGKGKEKKKKGSSFQTVSALHRENLNKLMTNLRSTHPHFVRCIIPNETKTPGAMENPLVMHQLRCNGVLEGIRICRKGFPNRILYGDFKQRYRILNPAAIPEGQFIDSRKGAEKLLGSLDIDHTQYRFGHTKVFFKAGLLGTLEEMRDDRLALIITNIQSRARGLLSRIEFQKIVDRRDALLVIQWNVRAFMGVKNWPWMKLYFKIKPLLRSAEAEKEMANMKEEFLKLKEAYAKSEARRKELEEKMVTLLQEKNDLQLQVQAEQDNLCDAEERCEGLIKNKIQLEAKTKELTERLEDEEEMNAELTAKKRKLEDECSELKKDIDDLELTLAKVEKEKHATENKVKNLTEEMAALDEIIAKLTKEKKALQEAHQQTLDDLQSEEDKVNTLTKAKAKLEQQVDDLEGSLEQEKKLRMDLERVKRKLEGDLKLTQESVMDLENDKQQLEERIKKKDFEISQLSSRIEDEQAMAGQLQKKLKELQARIEELEEELEAERAARAKVEKQRADLSRELEEISERLEEAGGATAAQIEMNKKREAEFQKLRRDLEEATLQHESTAATLRKKHADSVADLGEQIDNLQRVKQKLEKEKSELRLELDDVVSNMEQLAKAKANLEKMCRTLEDQMSEYRTKYEEGQRSINDFTMQKAKLQTENGELSRQLEEKDSLVSQLTRGKQSYTQQIEDLKRQLEEEIKAKNALAHAVQSSRHDADLLREQYEEEQEAKAELQRSLSKANSEVAQWRTKYETDAIQRTEELEDAKKKLAQRLQDAEEAVEAVNAKCSSLEKTKHRLQNEIEDLMVDVERSNAAAAALDKKQRNFDKVLAEWKQKYEESQSELESSQKEARSLSTELFKLKNSYEESLDHLETMKRENKNLQEEIADLTEQIGESGKNIHELEKIRKQLEQEKAEIQTALEEAEGSLEHEEGKILRAQLEFNQVKAEIERKLAEKDEEMEQAKRNQQRMVDTLQSSLESETRSRNEALRLKKKMEGDLNEMEIQLSQANRQAAEAQKQLKGLHGHLKDAQLQLDDALRGNDDLKENIAIVERRNNLLQAELDELRSLVEQTERGRKLAEQELLDVSERVQLLHSQNTSLLNQKKKLEGDNTQLQTEVEEAVQECRNAEEKAKKAITDAAMMAEELKKEQDTSAHLERMKKNMEQTIKDLQHRLDEAEQIAMKGGKKQVQKLEARVRELENEVELEQRKASESVKGVRKYERRIKELTYQTEEDRKNLARLQDLVDKLQLKVKSYKRAAEEAEEQANSNLGKFRKLQHELDEAEERADIAESQVNKLRAKSRDTGSKVSICCLQKNVK